ATCAGCGCCGGCGCCCGGGCCGACGTGTTCGCATCGGCCAACGCCGCCACCATGAGCCGGGTTGAGGCCGAGGGGCGTACTGCCGCACCTCCTGTCTTGTTCGTCCGCAACCGACTGGCATTGGTGGTGCCGGTCGACAATCCCGGCAACGTCACTGAACTGGAAGACCTGTCCGATGACGACTTGGTTTTGGCAGCATGCGCCCCCGAGGTGCCCTGTGGTGCCCTCGCCCGGGCCGTGCTTTCGGACGCCGGGGTAGACGTCGACCCCGACACCGAGGAGACAAGTGTGCGGGCCGTGCTCACCAAGGTGACGCTGGGCGAGGCCGACGCGGGTCTGGTGTATGCCACCGACGTGGCGGCAGGCGGCAGCAAAGTGGCATCCGTGCCCCTAGGCCCCCAAATCAGGTTCAACGACTACCCAGTGGCCGCGGTCAGCGATCGGGCCGTGGCCGCCGATTTCGTGGACTTCGTCCTCGGGCCCGACGGCCAGCGCATCCTCTGGAGCCACGGATTCGATACCCCATGACCGGCCGTGCCACTTCTAAAGAACCGAACCGCCGGCCGTCGATTGCGGTTCTGGTTATGGCCGTCATTGCAGTGGCCATTCTTGCCCTGCCCCTGGTGGGCCTGTTGCAGCGGACTCCGTGGTCGTCGCTGGGCACAACCCTGGGCGAAACCGCCACCTTGGAGGCCCTCCGAGTGTCGGTGGTGGTGTCGCTTCTGGCCGCGGCAGTGTCGGTGGTGCTGGGGCTGCCTCTGGCCTGGGTGCTGGCGCGGCTTTCGTTCCGGGGGCGGGCATTGGTCCGGGCCGTGGTATTGCTGCCCATGGTGCTGCCTCCCGTAGTAGGAGGCATCGCCCTGTTCTTCGCCCTCGGTCGCCGGGGGCTCGTTGGCCGGGCGCTGCACAATTGGTTCGGCCTGGACACCCTCATCGGCACCACCGCGGGCGCGGTGATCGCCGCCGCTTTCGTGTCGATGCCGTTCTTCGTGATCACCGCCGAGGCCGGCCTGCGCCAACTCGACTCCCGCCTGGAGTCGGCGGCGGCCACCTTGGGCGCCCGCCGCTGGACCGTTTTTCGTCGGATCACCCTGCCGCTGCTGGCCCCGTCGCTGGCCGCAGGGGCCACTCTGTCGTGGGCCCGGGCTCTGGGCGAGTTCGGGGCCACCATTACCTTCGCCGGCAACCACCCGGGGCGCACCCGCACGCTGCCTCTGGCCATCGCCCAGGCCAACGAGGCCGGACAGCCCGAGGCAGCTATTGCCATGTCGGTGCTGCTGATCGGGGTGTCGCTGCTCGTGCTCATCGGCCTGCGCCACCGCTGGATCGCCCCCCGCACCCGCCAACCCGATGACTCCACAAAGACGTCTCCGTCATGAGCATCCAAGCCGAAATCCACGCCGCCACCGGAGGCTTCACCATCCAAGCCGTGTTCGACGCCCCCCAAGGAAGCTGCACCGCCATCGTCGGTCCCAACGGTGCAGGCAAGACCACCCTCATCCATGTGCTGGCCGGGCTGATCCCCTTGCAACAGGGCAAGATCGCGCTGGCTGGTCAAGTGGTCGACAATCCTGCTCAAGGCATCTGGGTGCCCTCCGACCGCCGCCCCATCGCCTTGCACAGCCAGCACAACCTGCTGTTTCCCCACCTCAGCGTGGTGGACAATGTGGCGTTCGGCCCTCGGTGCTCGGGTATGGCCACCCGACCGGCCCGCCAGCTAGCAGAGGGGTGGCTCCAAAAACTGGGGCTGGCCGACTTGGCCCACCTGCGTCCCGCCCAGCTCTCCGGCGGTCAGGCCCAGCGGGTGGGTTTGGCTCGGGCGGCAGCCTGCCAGCCCGACGTGCTGCTGCTCGACGAATCCCTGGCCTCCCTCGACGCCGAGACCCGCACCGACGTTCGCCACCTGTTGGCCGACATTCCCGCCACCCGAGTGCTGATCACTCACGACCCGGTGGAGACCCGGGTGCTGGCCGACCAACTCCTCGTCATGGAGCAGGGACAGATTGTGCAAGCCGGCACCCCCGAGGAGGTGACTGCCGACCCCCGAACTCCGTGGACTGCCGGACTCTTAGACATCAACCTGCTCACCGGGCATGCCGCCGGCACCCAAGTGGCCCTTGACTGCGGGCTCGCCCTCACCACGGCCACGCCCATGACCGGACCAGTACTGGTCACCTTCTCCCCCGCCGCCGTCACTCTGTCAACGGCCCAGCCCCACACCAGCGCCCGCAACACCTGGCAGGCCGAGGTGGCCCGTATCCAGCCCGAGAGCGACCGCGTACGGGTGCTGTTAGGGGCACCGGCGCCCTGCCACGTATGGGTCACGCCCCAAGCCGCCAAAGAACTCGGCCTGAGCGCCGGGTCGAGGTGCTGGGCCGCCCTCAAAGCCACCGAATTGACCGTTCGAGAGGCCTAATCCGCGCGCGCGGACGCGCGCGCCAAAGAGCCTTCTGGAGCACCCTGAGAAATTCCTTGAGCGCGAAACCCCTGGTCAGAGCGTCGCGCTAAAGAAGTTCATTGATGAAGTTTCCCCTTTGTAATTACACTTTGAGAACTTCGCGCTTGCAGCATCCAAGCCTCGTCCGCAGGGGGGACTGATGACACTCATACAGGAGCCACTGGCCGCAGTAGGCACCAACGGGGCCGATGCCGTCCAGAACGGAGAGCATGCAACCGCCGACACTGGGATGCGAGTGCGCAAGCGCAACGGCGAGTTGGAACCGGTAGACGTCAACAAGATCGTCAACGCAGTTGCCCGCTGTGGCGAGGGGCTGGTGGGAGTCGACCCAATGCGGGTGGCCACCCGGACCATCTCCGCCCTGGCCGACGGGGCCACCACCCGAGAGCTCGACGAGCTGTCCATCCGCACCGCGGCCGGGCTCATCGTCACCGAGCCCAACTACTCCAAGCTGGCCGCCCGGCTCCTGTCCACCTGCATCGACAAAGAAGTCCGCAACCAGAACATCCCCTGGTTCACCGAGTCGATCAAAACCGGCCACAGCCTGGGCCTGATCAGCGATGAGACCGCTGACTTCGCCGAGAAATACGCCCCCGCGCTGAATGCCTCCATCAGCTCGCTGCGCGACCGAAACTTCGAGTTCTTCGGCCTGCGCACGGTGTACGACCGCTACTTGCTGCGCCACCCCGACACCCGCCAGGTGATCGAGACCCCCCAGTACTTCTTCTTGCGGGTGGCCTGCGGCCTGTCGGCCGACGCCGATGAGGCCATCGCCTTCTACGACTTGATGAGCTCGCTGGCCTACCTGCCCTCGAGCCCGACCCTGTTCAACTCCGGTACCGCCCATCCCCAGATGTCGTCGTGTTACCTGCTCGACTCCCCCACCGACAGCCTCGAGGGCATCTACCAGCGCTACACCGACATCGCCCGGCTCTCGAAATTCGCCGGCGGCATCGGCGTGGCCTGGCACCGCATCCGCTCCAAGGGATCGCTCATCAAGGGCACCAACGGCCTGTCCAACGGCATCGTGCCGTGGCTAAAGACCCTGGACAGCTCGGTGGCCGCCGTCAACCAGGGGGGCAAGCGCAAGGGCGCGGCCTGCGTCTACCTGGAGACCTGGCACGCCGACATCGAGGACTTCTTGGAACTCAAGGAGAACACCGGCGACCACAACCGCCGGGCCCACAATCTCAATCTGGCCAACTGGGTTCCCGACCTGTTCATGGAGCGGGTGGAACAGGACTGGCAGTGGTCGCTGTTCGACCCCAAGAAGGTCCCCCACTTCACCGACCTCTACGGGGATGAGTTCCGGGAGGCCTATGCAGAAGCCGAGGCTGCCGGGCTGTACGAGCGCCAGCTCCCCGCCCGCCAGCTCTACAGCCGCATGATGCGGTGCCTGGCCCAGACTGGCAACGGCTGGATGACCTTCAAAGACGCCTCCAACCTGCGGTGCAACCAAACCGGCCAAGAAGGCCGCACCGTACACCTGTCCAACCTGTGTACCGAGATCATCGAGGTCACCAGCGCCGATGAGACCGCAGTGTGCAACCTGGGCTCGGTCAACCTCGGGGCCTTCGTCGATACCGACAGCGGCAAGATGGACTTCGAGAGGCTGGGCGAGGTCGTCCGCAGTGTGGTGCCCTTCTTGGACCGGGTAATCGACATCAACTTCTACCCCACCGCCGAGGCGGCTAACTCCAACGCCAAGTGGCGCCCAGTGGGCCTGGGCCTAATGGGCCTCCAAGACGTGTTCTTCCATTTGGCCATGCCCTTCGACAG
This is a stretch of genomic DNA from bacterium. It encodes these proteins:
- the modA gene encoding molybdate ABC transporter substrate-binding protein, yielding MQPRTLGVLAGVLAWLVTGCGGGGETTVTVYAAASLAEAFEDLADEYEAANPDVDVKLNFAGSARLAAQISAGARADVFASANAATMSRVEAEGRTAAPPVLFVRNRLALVVPVDNPGNVTELEDLSDDDLVLAACAPEVPCGALARAVLSDAGVDVDPDTEETSVRAVLTKVTLGEADAGLVYATDVAAGGSKVASVPLGPQIRFNDYPVAAVSDRAVAADFVDFVLGPDGQRILWSHGFDTP
- the modB gene encoding molybdate ABC transporter permease subunit → MTGRATSKEPNRRPSIAVLVMAVIAVAILALPLVGLLQRTPWSSLGTTLGETATLEALRVSVVVSLLAAAVSVVLGLPLAWVLARLSFRGRALVRAVVLLPMVLPPVVGGIALFFALGRRGLVGRALHNWFGLDTLIGTTAGAVIAAAFVSMPFFVITAEAGLRQLDSRLESAAATLGARRWTVFRRITLPLLAPSLAAGATLSWARALGEFGATITFAGNHPGRTRTLPLAIAQANEAGQPEAAIAMSVLLIGVSLLVLIGLRHRWIAPRTRQPDDSTKTSPS
- a CDS encoding ABC transporter ATP-binding protein, which translates into the protein MSIQAEIHAATGGFTIQAVFDAPQGSCTAIVGPNGAGKTTLIHVLAGLIPLQQGKIALAGQVVDNPAQGIWVPSDRRPIALHSQHNLLFPHLSVVDNVAFGPRCSGMATRPARQLAEGWLQKLGLADLAHLRPAQLSGGQAQRVGLARAAACQPDVLLLDESLASLDAETRTDVRHLLADIPATRVLITHDPVETRVLADQLLVMEQGQIVQAGTPEEVTADPRTPWTAGLLDINLLTGHAAGTQVALDCGLALTTATPMTGPVLVTFSPAAVTLSTAQPHTSARNTWQAEVARIQPESDRVRVLLGAPAPCHVWVTPQAAKELGLSAGSRCWAALKATELTVREA
- a CDS encoding ribonucleoside-diphosphate reductase subunit alpha, whose translation is MRVRKRNGELEPVDVNKIVNAVARCGEGLVGVDPMRVATRTISALADGATTRELDELSIRTAAGLIVTEPNYSKLAARLLSTCIDKEVRNQNIPWFTESIKTGHSLGLISDETADFAEKYAPALNASISSLRDRNFEFFGLRTVYDRYLLRHPDTRQVIETPQYFFLRVACGLSADADEAIAFYDLMSSLAYLPSSPTLFNSGTAHPQMSSCYLLDSPTDSLEGIYQRYTDIARLSKFAGGIGVAWHRIRSKGSLIKGTNGLSNGIVPWLKTLDSSVAAVNQGGKRKGAACVYLETWHADIEDFLELKENTGDHNRRAHNLNLANWVPDLFMERVEQDWQWSLFDPKKVPHFTDLYGDEFREAYAEAEAAGLYERQLPARQLYSRMMRCLAQTGNGWMTFKDASNLRCNQTGQEGRTVHLSNLCTEIIEVTSADETAVCNLGSVNLGAFVDTDSGKMDFERLGEVVRSVVPFLDRVIDINFYPTAEAANSNAKWRPVGLGLMGLQDVFFHLAMPFDSVEARQLSARISEEIYFNALWASTELAEKHGPHSAFPETRAASGQLQFDLWGKESSDPARWQTLRDRIAEHGLRNSLLIAIAPTATIASIAGCYECIEPQVSNLFKRETLSGEFLQINRYLVRDLQELGLWDDQMIADVKRSEGSVADIERIPDGLKAVYRTAWELPQRSLIDMAADRGAFIDQSQSLNLFMESPTIGKLSSMYSHAWKSGLKTTYYLRSRPATRINQTTTGGTPTATASAPVTDAEAVACSLENPETCEACE